The Coregonus clupeaformis isolate EN_2021a chromosome 20, ASM2061545v1, whole genome shotgun sequence genome contains a region encoding:
- the LOC121533325 gene encoding proteasome subunit beta type-5-like: MALASVLQSESVDFSNYGRQRRGFASGLYETELGLESVGGDSLSFAVRTACSDGDGPDRKIEFLHGTTTLAFKFQHGVIVAVDSRATAGSYIASQTVKKVIEINPYLLGTMAGGAADCSFWERLLARQCRVYELRNKERISVAAASKLLANMVYQYKGMGLSMGTMVCGWDKTGPGLYYVDSEGNRVCGDLFAVGSGSMYAYGIVDSGLKQKDLTVEEACDLGRRAIYQATYRDAYSGGQVNLYHVHSEGWTRVSQSDVLMLHQQYQAEKA, from the exons ATGGCTCTTGCTAGTGTGTTGCAGAGTGAGTCAGTAGATTTTTCCAACTATGGTCGCCAGCGTCGTGGCTTCGCCAGTGGTTTGTATGAAACAGAGTTGGGTTTGGAGTCTGTTGGGGGAGATAGCCTCTCTTTCGCTGTGAGAACCGCGTGCTCTGACGGAGATGGACCAGATAGAAAGATTGAATTCCTTCATGGCACAACCACTTTAGCCTTCAAA TTCCAGCATGGTGTCATTGTGGCGGTGGACTCCAGAGCCACAGCCGGCTCCTACATCGCCTCCCAGACAGTGAAGAAGGTGATAGAGATCAACCCCTACCTGCTGGGCACCATGGCTGGAGGTGCAGCTGACTGCAGTTTCTGGGAGCGCTTGCTGGCCCGCCAGTGCCGCGTCTACGAGCTCCGCAACAAGGAACGCATCTCAGTGGCAGCCGCCTCCAAACTGCTGGCcaacatggtgtaccagtacaaAGGCATGGGCCTTAGCATGGGAACCATGGTGTGTGGCTGGGACAAGACTGGACCAG gCCTCTACTACGTGGACTCTGAGGGGAACCGTGTGTGTGGGGACCTGTTTGCGGTGGGCTCTGGCTCCATGTACGCGTATGGCATCGTGGACAGCGGTCTGAAGCAGAAGGACCTGACCGTGGAGGAGGCCTGTGATCTGGGTCGCAGGGCCATCTACCAGGCCACGTACCGCGATGCCTACAGTGGAGGACAGGTCAACCTGTACCACGTCCACAGTGAGGGCTGGACCAGAGTGTCCCAGTCAGATGTCCTAATGCTGCACCAACAGTACCAGGCAGAGAAGGCATAG
- the LOC121532893 gene encoding proteasome subunit beta type-11-like, translating to FPMSHGTTTLAFMFQGGVIAAADTRSSCNGLVACPASQKILPVHSHLVGTTSGTSADCALWKRILARELRLYQLRHGRRLSTAGAAKLLAHMLHPFKGTELCVAATLCGWDGGEVVTCPLEHGSKGADQQENRSMMGSETDDLAKTAESDSISQAEARGKNQCLSPAMNGQHCTAGGKQLVLSGPSLYYVCSDGTRLQGALFSVGSGSPYAYSVLDGGVRWGLTVEEAISLAREAVYRATHRDAYSGNCVDVYHITSHGWTRRDREELREEYYREKERERVKVKERREKQEGVEDGQSSGGNKLN from the coding sequence TTCCCCATGTCTCATGGCACCACCACCCTGGCCTTCATGTTCCAGGGGGGAGTGATAGCTGCAGCAGACACACGGTCCAGCTGCAACGGGCTGGTGGCCTGCCCAGCCTCCCAGAAGATCCTGCCTGTCCACTCCCACTTGGTGGGCACCACCTCAGGCACGTCCGCCGACTGTGCCCTATGGAAGAGGATACTGGCTCGGGAGCTCCGGCTTTACCAGCTCCGCCATGGCAGAAGGCTGTCCACAGCTGGCGCTGCCAAGCTACTAGCCCACATGCTACACCCGTTTAAGGGCACTGAGCTCTGTGTGGCAGCCACTCTGTGTGGTTGGGATGGAGGTGAGGTGGTGACATGTCCTCTTGAGCATGGCAGCAAAGGGGCGGATCAGCAAGAGAACAGATCAATGATGGGGAGTGAAACAGATGATCTGGCAAAGACAGCAGAAAGTGACTCAATCTCTCAAGCAGAGGCACGGGGAAAGAATCAGTGCCTCTCACCAGCCATGAATGGGCAGCACTGTACTGCTGGAGgtaaacagctggtgctctctggCCCCAGCCTGTACTACGTCTGCAGTGACGGGACTCGCCTGCAGGGAGCGCTGTTCTCTGTGGGCTCTGGCTCGCCCTATGCCTACTCTGTGCTGGACGGAGGGGTACGGTGGGGGCTGACGGTGGAGGAGGCCATCTCACTGGCCAGAGAGGCTGTGTACAgggccacacacagagatgcatactcTGGGAACTGTGTGGATGTGTACCATATCACCTCACATGGGTGGACTCGCAGGGACAGAGAGGAACTAAGAGAGGAGTattacagagagaaggagagagaaagagtgaaggtgaaggaaaggagggagaaacAGGAAGGGGTGGAAGATGGACAGAGCAGTGGTGGAAATAAGTTAAACTAA